A stretch of the Halorussus salinus genome encodes the following:
- a CDS encoding universal stress protein — MASQTVLIPVEFPDPDPLPSTFVEGLTDCRVILLGVYELDDDVSDDERQRRRIEANQVLYNIAADFVHRGELAEVELVVGEEVADAPTRVAEERGVDALLVPNPITTLGHVLVAVRDEKFAKPVVDFVCAMNQDVLLHTNLFHVAESEADVDAGEALLSEVTDRLVAEGFSRTGIDTEVAVSDDPAFAISQAAADNDIVVMGETQEPGFERVFGKTYDSIAERTELPIIVVRED, encoded by the coding sequence ATGGCTTCCCAAACCGTACTGATTCCGGTCGAGTTCCCGGACCCCGACCCGCTCCCGTCAACGTTCGTCGAGGGACTGACCGACTGTCGGGTGATTCTCCTCGGCGTGTACGAACTCGACGACGACGTGAGCGACGACGAGCGCCAGCGACGGAGGATAGAGGCCAACCAAGTCCTCTACAACATCGCGGCCGACTTCGTCCACCGCGGGGAACTCGCGGAGGTCGAACTCGTCGTCGGCGAGGAGGTCGCCGACGCGCCGACGAGAGTCGCCGAGGAGCGAGGCGTGGACGCACTGCTGGTTCCCAACCCCATCACGACGCTCGGCCACGTGTTGGTCGCGGTCCGCGACGAGAAGTTCGCGAAACCGGTCGTCGATTTCGTTTGCGCGATGAATCAGGACGTGCTGTTGCACACGAACCTGTTCCACGTCGCCGAATCGGAAGCCGACGTGGACGCTGGCGAGGCACTGCTCTCGGAGGTCACGGACCGACTCGTCGCGGAGGGGTTCTCCCGGACCGGCATCGACACCGAGGTCGCGGTCTCGGACGACCCGGCGTTCGCCATCAGTCAAGCCGCGGCCGACAACGACATCGTCGTCATGGGCGAGACCCAAGAGCCGGGTTTCGAACGCGTCTTC
- a CDS encoding MFS transporter: MNDENLQFYALYLTRFASGFGFVTLLTLLPKYITLFGASGLVVGLFTTAFTGAQTLATIPLAWAGDRGDKRLVLVGVLGLSVVSYVAFALVSTPAAGSWQFIAVRGLQGIAVTGSGLMSLALVGELSPPDGRANHIGKANAWRLAAGILGGLAAGGLYEWGERVGWGGFDTVYTLLVALLVPAMVGVWYLLDEDETRVRGNPFAGLAFNRRLLTLTSFRAQYAVAVTLVRTWVPIFAGVTAAKGGLAYAPFAVGFVLAAEKVTNMLLQPFTGRLSDRVGRSLFVFVGGGLYGLVALVVPFTPAIGSALGLPATFPVFGNLSVAFLPLLACNALLGVADSIREPASMALFADEGTDDGSVASSFGIRELVWRPGSVLAPMLGGALMATNIDWVFFVGAAAAFSGIFTFLGVLSRNYGARALTEW; encoded by the coding sequence GTGAACGACGAGAACCTACAGTTCTACGCGCTCTATCTGACGCGGTTCGCGTCCGGGTTCGGGTTCGTCACGCTCCTGACGCTCCTCCCGAAGTACATCACGCTGTTCGGGGCGTCCGGCCTCGTCGTCGGTCTGTTCACGACGGCGTTCACCGGGGCACAGACTCTCGCGACGATTCCGCTGGCGTGGGCGGGAGACCGAGGAGACAAGCGTCTCGTCCTCGTGGGCGTCCTCGGGTTGAGCGTCGTGAGCTACGTGGCGTTCGCGCTCGTCTCGACGCCCGCCGCCGGGTCGTGGCAGTTCATCGCCGTCCGGGGGCTACAGGGTATCGCCGTCACCGGGTCGGGGCTGATGTCGCTGGCGCTCGTGGGCGAACTCTCGCCGCCCGACGGACGGGCGAACCACATCGGCAAGGCGAACGCGTGGCGACTCGCCGCGGGCATCCTCGGCGGCCTCGCCGCTGGCGGCCTGTACGAGTGGGGCGAACGAGTCGGCTGGGGCGGGTTCGACACGGTGTACACCCTGCTGGTCGCACTCCTCGTGCCCGCGATGGTCGGCGTCTGGTACCTGCTGGACGAAGACGAAACGCGCGTCCGGGGCAACCCATTCGCGGGACTCGCCTTCAACCGCCGACTCCTCACGCTGACGAGCTTTCGCGCCCAGTACGCCGTCGCGGTCACGCTCGTCCGGACGTGGGTGCCCATCTTCGCGGGCGTCACCGCGGCGAAGGGCGGACTGGCCTACGCGCCGTTCGCGGTCGGGTTCGTCCTCGCGGCCGAGAAGGTGACGAACATGCTCCTGCAACCGTTCACCGGCCGCCTCTCGGACCGCGTGGGTCGCTCGCTGTTCGTCTTCGTCGGCGGCGGTCTCTACGGACTGGTCGCGCTGGTCGTTCCCTTCACGCCCGCCATCGGGAGCGCGCTCGGTCTCCCCGCCACCTTCCCCGTCTTCGGGAATCTCTCGGTCGCCTTCCTGCCGCTGTTGGCGTGCAACGCGCTGTTGGGGGTCGCAGACAGCATCCGGGAACCCGCGAGCATGGCCTTGTTCGCCGACGAGGGCACCGACGACGGGAGCGTCGCGTCGAGTTTCGGCATCCGCGAGTTGGTCTGGCGGCCGGGGAGCGTCCTCGCGCCGATGCTCGGCGGTGCCCTGATGGCGACGAACATCGACTGGGTGTTCTTCGTCGGCGCGGCCGCGGCGTTCTCGGGCATCTTCACGTTCCTCGGGGTCCTCTCGCGCAACTACGGCGCGCGGGCGCTGACCGAGTGGTAG
- a CDS encoding DUF7563 family protein, producing the protein MSECQNCGAFVTREFERVFGGRDGEVHGCFECKQKTDIKNGAATRR; encoded by the coding sequence ATGTCCGAATGTCAGAACTGCGGCGCGTTCGTCACCCGAGAGTTCGAGCGAGTCTTCGGCGGACGCGACGGCGAGGTTCACGGCTGCTTCGAGTGCAAGCAGAAGACTGACATCAAGAACGGCGCGGCCACCCGACGCTGA